One Campylobacter sputorum subsp. sputorum DNA segment encodes these proteins:
- the topA gene encoding type I DNA topoisomerase: MKNLIIVESPAKAKTIKNFLGKDYEVIASKGHIRDLPKTTFGIKIEENKFTPEYKISKDHSALVKDIKELSKKADNIYLATDEDREGEAIAFHIANAIGKDPQSLPRIVFHEITKNAINEAIKNPRHIDMDSVNAQQARRLLDRIVGYKLSPLLNQKIQKGLSAGRVQSATLKLIVDREREIKAFKPITYYEIQTKFKKDLEAELVKFENEKIEKLTIQSEAKAKYIVNTIKEEKFNITDISTKERKISPQPPFMTSTLQQSASSSLGFSPKKTMMIAQNLYEGVQTDSGFHGVITYMRTDSLNIAKEAIAMARKHIKNNYDEKYLPSKANIYTTKAKGAQEAHEAIRPTNTDFTPQIAEKYLDKDALKLYTLIYNKFLASQMTSAIFENATVIISSKKTEFKLSGRKLLFDGFYKIYGDLDKDKILPNLNLNDEMIIQNIKDEKKQTEPPARYSEAGLIKKLEALGIGRPSTYAPTISLLTSRNYVNIEKKQLVPTEIAFSITEVLEEHFKNIVDSEFTSKMETKLDEIAEEKSDWQQILSDFYYPFMDSIEKGKTNIKSRKIAIPINEKCPECGGELVKRKGRYGEFIACLNFPKCKYSRNLKNDTQPKKEPQKIGVSCPKCGGDIVVRISKRGKFFGCSNYPNCNFISKYEPTNEICPQCGKANLVIKELKSGKFEQCPECKFKREMNG, from the coding sequence ATGAAAAATTTAATAATCGTAGAATCTCCAGCAAAAGCAAAAACGATAAAAAATTTTTTAGGGAAAGATTACGAAGTTATAGCCTCAAAAGGGCATATTAGAGATCTTCCAAAAACAACCTTTGGCATAAAAATAGAAGAAAATAAATTTACACCAGAATACAAAATAAGCAAAGATCACTCGGCACTTGTTAAAGATATAAAAGAGTTATCAAAAAAAGCAGATAACATTTATCTTGCAACCGACGAAGATAGAGAGGGTGAAGCCATAGCCTTTCATATAGCAAATGCTATAGGCAAAGACCCGCAAAGTTTGCCAAGAATAGTTTTTCACGAAATTACAAAAAATGCTATAAATGAAGCGATAAAAAATCCTAGACATATAGATATGGATAGCGTAAACGCACAGCAAGCAAGAAGACTTCTTGATAGGATAGTTGGATACAAACTAAGTCCTCTTTTAAATCAAAAAATTCAAAAGGGTCTAAGCGCAGGAAGAGTTCAAAGTGCCACTCTTAAACTAATTGTGGATAGAGAAAGAGAAATTAAAGCCTTTAAACCGATAACATACTATGAAATTCAAACTAAATTTAAAAAAGATTTAGAAGCTGAGCTTGTCAAATTTGAAAACGAAAAGATAGAAAAACTTACCATACAAAGCGAAGCAAAAGCAAAATATATCGTAAATACAATAAAAGAAGAGAAATTTAACATAACCGACATTTCCACAAAAGAAAGAAAAATTTCTCCACAACCGCCTTTTATGACATCAACTCTTCAACAAAGTGCTAGCTCATCCCTAGGTTTTAGCCCTAAAAAAACTATGATGATAGCTCAAAATTTATATGAAGGCGTTCAAACTGATAGTGGATTTCACGGCGTTATTACTTATATGAGAACAGACTCACTAAATATAGCAAAAGAAGCAATTGCAATGGCAAGAAAGCATATCAAAAATAATTATGATGAAAAATATCTTCCAAGCAAGGCAAATATTTATACAACAAAAGCAAAAGGAGCACAAGAAGCTCACGAGGCTATAAGACCGACAAATACGGATTTTACGCCTCAAATTGCAGAAAAGTACCTTGATAAAGATGCGTTAAAACTCTATACTCTTATATACAATAAATTTTTAGCATCTCAAATGACATCCGCTATTTTTGAAAACGCAACAGTTATAATTTCTTCAAAAAAGACTGAGTTTAAGCTAAGTGGTAGAAAACTGCTTTTTGATGGATTTTACAAAATTTATGGAGATCTAGATAAAGATAAAATTTTGCCAAATTTAAATCTTAATGACGAAATGATAATACAAAATATAAAAGATGAAAAAAAACAAACAGAGCCACCTGCAAGATATTCTGAAGCTGGGCTTATCAAAAAACTTGAAGCGCTTGGTATCGGAAGACCTTCAACTTACGCACCAACCATATCACTTTTAACTTCAAGAAATTATGTAAATATAGAAAAAAAACAGCTCGTACCAACAGAAATTGCATTTAGCATAACAGAAGTTTTAGAAGAACATTTTAAAAACATAGTAGATAGCGAATTTACATCAAAAATGGAAACCAAACTAGATGAAATTGCCGAAGAAAAAAGCGATTGGCAGCAAATTTTATCTGATTTTTATTACCCTTTTATGGATAGCATTGAAAAAGGAAAAACTAATATAAAAAGTAGAAAAATAGCCATACCTATAAACGAAAAATGCCCTGAATGCGGAGGGGAATTAGTAAAAAGAAAAGGCAGATATGGCGAGTTTATAGCTTGTTTGAATTTTCCAAAATGCAAATATTCAAGAAATTTAAAAAACGATACACAGCCTAAAAAAGAACCGCAAAAGATAGGAGTATCTTGTCCAAAATGTGGTGGCGATATAGTTGTAAGAATATCAAAAAGAGGTAAATTTTTTGGGTGCTCGAACTACCCAAATTGTAATTTTATAAGCAAATACGAACCTACAAATGAAATTTGCCCACAATGCGGCAAAGCAAATTTAGTCATAAAAGAACTAAAAAGCGGTAAATTTGAGCAGTGTCCAGAATGTAAATTTAAAAGAGAGATGAATGGCTAA
- the accB gene encoding acetyl-CoA carboxylase biotin carboxyl carrier protein has translation MKKEEIEELMKFFESINIGRVKIKRDDFEIELEKMPNENQCCPTSTTIIQSPQQPTPMQIAPSNAISEKGVSKDTINSPMVGTFYIAPSPGAAPFVKIGQSVRKDDVIGIVEAMKIMNEIEAEFDCKITEILVADGQPVEFGMPLFTVEKL, from the coding sequence ATGAAAAAAGAAGAGATAGAAGAGTTGATGAAATTTTTTGAGAGTATAAATATAGGTAGAGTAAAGATTAAAAGAGATGATTTTGAAATAGAATTAGAAAAAATGCCAAATGAAAATCAATGTTGTCCAACATCTACAACTATAATACAATCTCCACAACAACCAACTCCAATGCAAATTGCTCCATCAAATGCAATCTCAGAAAAAGGAGTATCAAAAGATACCATTAATTCGCCGATGGTTGGAACATTTTATATAGCTCCAAGTCCTGGTGCGGCACCATTTGTAAAAATTGGTCAAAGTGTTAGAAAAGATGATGTTATAGGCATAGTAGAAGCTATGAAAATAATGAATGAGATAGAAGCTGAATTTGATTGCAAAATAACTGAAATTTTAGTAGCTGATGGACAGCCTGTTGAGTTTGGAATGCCACTATTTACAGTGGAGAAATTATAA
- a CDS encoding iron-sulfur cluster assembly scaffold protein, producing MAKNQLIGGSIWEEYSKKVQDRMNNPKFMGEITQEEANKKGYKLIIADFGAESCGDAVRLYWLVDEKTDKIMDSKFKSFGCGTAIASSDTMAELCIGKTVDEAVKITNIDVEKAMRDDPNTPAVPPQKMHCSVMAYDVIKAAAAQYKGVDPEHFEDEIIVCECARVSLGTIKEVIRLNDLKTVEEITQFTKAGAFCKSCVKHGGHEKREYHLVDILTQTRAEMQKEQLQAIADAKVSGGTNDMSFEELNTIGKFKAIESVIDDEIRPMLQFDGGNLEILDVKTENDGKTDIYIRYLGACSGCASGTSGTLYAIENVLQENLSPNIRVYPV from the coding sequence ATGGCAAAAAATCAACTTATCGGTGGCTCTATCTGGGAAGAGTATTCTAAAAAAGTTCAAGATAGGATGAATAATCCCAAATTTATGGGGGAAATTACACAAGAAGAAGCAAACAAAAAAGGCTATAAACTTATCATAGCCGACTTTGGAGCTGAGAGCTGTGGCGATGCAGTGAGGCTTTATTGGCTTGTTGATGAAAAGACAGATAAAATAATGGATTCAAAATTTAAAAGCTTTGGATGTGGCACTGCTATAGCAAGTAGCGATACAATGGCTGAACTTTGCATAGGAAAAACCGTAGATGAAGCTGTAAAGATAACAAATATTGATGTTGAAAAGGCTATGCGTGATGATCCAAATACTCCAGCCGTTCCACCTCAAAAAATGCACTGCTCTGTTATGGCATATGATGTCATAAAAGCTGCTGCTGCACAGTATAAAGGCGTAGATCCGGAGCATTTTGAAGATGAAATAATAGTATGTGAATGTGCTAGAGTAAGTCTTGGAACTATAAAAGAAGTTATAAGATTAAATGATTTAAAAACAGTTGAGGAGATAACTCAATTTACAAAAGCTGGTGCATTTTGTAAAAGCTGTGTAAAGCATGGAGGACATGAAAAAAGAGAGTATCACTTGGTAGATATTTTGACACAAACAAGAGCTGAAATGCAAAAAGAACAGCTACAAGCTATCGCTGATGCAAAAGTAAGTGGCGGTACAAATGATATGAGCTTTGAAGAGCTAAATACTATTGGTAAATTTAAAGCCATAGAAAGCGTGATAGATGATGAAATACGCCCAATGTTGCAGTTTGATGGCGGAAATTTAGAAATACTTGATGTAAAAACCGAAAATGATGGAAAAACAGACATTTATATAAGATATCTTGGTGCTTGTAGCGGATGTGCAAGCGGAACAAGCGGAACACTTTATGCGATAGAAAATGTATTGCAAGAAAATTTAAGTCCAAATATAAGAGTTTATCCTGTTTAA
- the pseB gene encoding UDP-N-acetylglucosamine 4,6-dehydratase (inverting), whose amino-acid sequence MFDGKSILITGGTGTFGVKFTEILLNKYKPKKIIIYSRDEQKHYEMSQIFKDSCMRYFIGDVRDVNRLKTAMNDVDFVIHAAAMKHVPIAEYNPMECIKTNIMGAQNVIDASLECGVKKVIALSTDKASNPINLYGATKLASDKLFTAANNIVGNKKTQYSVVRYGNVIASKGSVVPLFKKLIANGAKELPVTDEHMTRFWITLEEGVNFVIKNFYRMKGGEIFVPKIPSMKIIDLAKTMAPNLKIKIIGIRPGEKLHEAMISRDDSHLVLEFDDHYVIQPSIDTFRKVDFSTNELKEKGKRVKIGFDYTSNTNEKWLTKEELLKIIK is encoded by the coding sequence ATGTTTGATGGCAAGTCTATTTTAATAACTGGTGGTACAGGAACATTTGGTGTTAAATTTACAGAAATTTTACTAAACAAATATAAACCCAAAAAAATTATTATTTACTCAAGAGATGAACAAAAACATTATGAAATGTCTCAAATATTTAAAGATTCTTGTATGAGATATTTTATTGGGGATGTTAGGGATGTAAATAGACTAAAAACTGCCATGAATGATGTTGATTTTGTTATACACGCAGCTGCTATGAAACATGTTCCCATAGCAGAATACAACCCGATGGAATGCATAAAAACAAATATAATGGGTGCTCAAAATGTGATAGATGCTAGCTTAGAATGTGGTGTTAAAAAAGTCATAGCACTCTCAACAGATAAAGCATCAAATCCTATAAATTTATACGGAGCAACCAAACTCGCAAGTGATAAACTTTTCACAGCAGCAAACAATATAGTAGGAAACAAAAAAACTCAATATAGCGTAGTAAGATATGGAAATGTAATAGCATCAAAAGGCTCAGTTGTACCACTTTTTAAAAAACTTATAGCAAATGGTGCAAAAGAACTACCAGTAACAGATGAACATATGACAAGATTTTGGATAACTCTTGAAGAAGGTGTAAATTTTGTAATCAAAAATTTTTATAGGATGAAAGGTGGAGAAATTTTTGTTCCAAAAATTCCATCTATGAAAATAATAGATTTAGCAAAAACTATGGCTCCAAATTTGAAAATAAAAATTATAGGCATAAGACCAGGAGAAAAATTGCACGAAGCAATGATATCAAGAGATGATTCACATCTTGTGCTTGAATTTGATGACCATTATGTTATACAACCATCCATAGATACTTTTAGAAAAGTAGATTTTAGCACAAACGAACTAAAAGAAAAAGGCAAAAGAGTTAAAATAGGCTTTGATTACACATCTAATACAAATGAAAAATGGCTTACCAAAGAAGAACTTTTGAAAATAATAAAATGA
- a CDS encoding metallophosphoesterase family protein has product MAKIGIISDSHKRSDIALEAIDILKSQKVDILIHAGDIVELDTLKHLRNSHIPYVAVLGNNDESLKKYQNEFYLYEEPYKFKFKNLTINLMHYPMYLTKDTNINIYGHTHYFTAFVTQNILYLNSGEICARKKPLHEFALVECDEKLNFKVFKFQKDIKSKDWTKTEFFLGED; this is encoded by the coding sequence ATGGCTAAAATAGGGATAATATCGGATTCTCATAAAAGAAGCGATATCGCACTTGAAGCTATAGATATCTTAAAATCTCAAAAAGTAGATATTTTGATACACGCAGGAGATATAGTGGAACTTGATACATTAAAACACCTTAGAAATTCTCATATTCCGTATGTTGCTGTTCTTGGAAATAATGATGAATCATTAAAAAAATATCAAAATGAATTTTATCTTTACGAAGAGCCATATAAATTTAAGTTTAAAAATCTCACAATTAATCTTATGCACTACCCAATGTATCTAACAAAAGATACAAATATAAATATTTATGGGCATACACACTATTTTACAGCTTTTGTAACGCAAAATATACTTTATTTAAATTCAGGTGAAATTTGTGCTAGAAAAAAACCTTTACATGAATTTGCACTCGTTGAATGCGATGAGAAGTTAAATTTTAAAGTATTTAAATTTCAAAAAGACATAAAAAGCAAAGACTGGACAAAAACAGAATTTTTTCTAGGTGAAGATTAA
- a CDS encoding cation:proton antiporter yields the protein MFEFGITTLLLLLTLAFIIISSPFFSKISKMPIASVEIILGAIAGYFGLINDNDMLKLVANVGFYFLMFLAGSEVNLKVFLNADKDILKKTFAYLFILYVISVTTTFGFNLNILFLIILPIMSVGLLSTLYKDYGKNEEWLNISMLIGSIGEIISIALLTFLSSYLEFGMGIQLYSSIGYLIAFLLLCVAIYKFTDVLFWWFPKIKVILMPQNDKEEQDIRLCMALFFSIISVMLWLKMEIAFGAFVAGIFIATFFDHKKDLTQKLSSVGYGFLVPVFFIHLGSTFKLESLLSVDIVEYAIIVSIALIMLRFVSSIAFFKFIGFKNSILISFSHSMPLTLLVATATIGYKSKYINYDEYSGLILASLLSAIIALNAIKLIMSYKK from the coding sequence ATGTTTGAGTTTGGAATTACAACACTACTACTTCTTTTAACGCTGGCTTTTATAATAATTTCATCTCCGTTTTTTTCTAAAATTTCAAAAATGCCAATAGCTTCAGTTGAAATAATTCTTGGGGCTATAGCTGGATATTTTGGACTTATAAATGATAATGATATGCTAAAACTTGTAGCAAATGTTGGCTTTTACTTTTTAATGTTTTTAGCAGGAAGTGAAGTAAATTTAAAAGTATTTTTAAATGCCGATAAAGATATATTAAAAAAGACTTTTGCATATCTTTTTATACTATATGTAATTTCTGTAACCACAACTTTTGGATTTAATCTTAATATACTTTTTTTAATCATACTTCCTATAATGAGTGTTGGACTTTTATCTACTTTATATAAAGACTATGGCAAAAACGAAGAGTGGCTAAATATATCAATGCTAATTGGCTCCATCGGAGAAATAATTTCTATAGCTCTTTTGACATTTTTAAGTTCTTATTTAGAATTTGGAATGGGAATACAGCTGTATTCAAGCATAGGTTATTTGATAGCATTTTTACTTTTATGTGTTGCTATTTATAAATTTACAGATGTGTTGTTTTGGTGGTTTCCAAAAATAAAAGTTATATTAATGCCACAAAATGACAAAGAAGAGCAAGACATAAGGCTTTGTATGGCTCTATTTTTTAGCATAATTTCCGTGATGTTGTGGTTAAAAATGGAAATAGCATTTGGTGCATTTGTAGCCGGCATTTTTATAGCAACATTTTTTGATCACAAAAAAGATCTCACTCAAAAGCTATCTAGCGTTGGATATGGCTTTTTAGTTCCTGTATTTTTTATACATCTTGGCTCAACTTTTAAATTAGAATCATTGTTATCGGTAGATATTGTAGAATATGCAATAATAGTATCAATTGCTCTAATTATGTTACGATTTGTATCATCTATAGCATTTTTTAAATTTATAGGTTTTAAAAATAGTATATTGATATCTTTTTCTCACTCAATGCCGCTAACACTGCTTGTAGCAACTGCTACTATAGGCTATAAATCAAAATATATAAACTATGATGAATATTCCGGACTTATCTTAGCAAGCTTACTTAGTGCCATAATAGCCCTTAATGCAATCAAGCTAATAATGTCTTATAAAAAATAG
- the dcd gene encoding dCTP deaminase — protein sequence MGLKSDKWIREQSLKHNMIEPFCEQNVGIGVVSYGLSSYGYDIRVAREFKIFTNIGGTVVDPKNFDEKNVVDFVGDICIVPPNSFALARTVEYFNMPKDVLAICLGKSTYARCGIIVNVTPFEPGFKGHITIEISNTTPLPAKIYANEGIAQVLFLQGDEKCEISYDDKKGKYQNQTGITLPKILKNKG from the coding sequence ATGGGTTTAAAAAGCGATAAATGGATAAGAGAACAAAGTTTAAAACATAATATGATTGAGCCTTTTTGTGAGCAAAATGTTGGCATAGGCGTCGTAAGTTATGGGCTTTCAAGTTATGGATATGATATAAGAGTAGCAAGGGAATTTAAAATTTTTACAAATATTGGCGGAACTGTTGTAGATCCAAAAAATTTTGATGAAAAAAATGTAGTTGATTTTGTTGGAGATATTTGCATAGTTCCACCAAACTCATTTGCTCTTGCAAGAACCGTTGAATATTTTAATATGCCAAAAGATGTCCTAGCAATTTGCCTTGGGAAAAGCACATATGCAAGATGTGGAATAATAGTCAATGTTACTCCATTTGAACCAGGTTTTAAAGGGCATATAACTATAGAAATATCAAATACAACTCCACTTCCAGCTAAAATTTATGCAAACGAAGGTATTGCACAAGTTCTGTTTTTGCAAGGTGATGAAAAGTGCGAAATAAGCTATGATGATAAAAAAGGCAAATACCAAAATCAAACTGGCATAACTCTTCCTAAAATACTAAAAAATAAGGGGTAA
- a CDS encoding NifS family cysteine desulfurase: MKVYLDNNATTMLDPEAYEAMKPFLEENGFYGNPNSLHSFGTNTHKALRKAMDQLYSGINAKDSDDIVVTSCATESINWVIKGIYFDKIFDNDKNSIITSSVEHPAVLAACKFLESLGVDIIELPVDNQGLVNPNDLKDAITDKTALVSIMWANNETGMIFPIKELAQIAHERGVLFHADATQAVGKLKVDVRDVDVDFMSFSAHKFHGPKGIGGLYIKDGIKLTPLLHGGEHMGGRRSGTLNVAGIVAMGQALENCNKFIDFENSHVRKLRDTLEDALLKISDVTVVGNRDKRVPNTILASIKGAEGEAMLWDLNQAGIGASTGSACASVTLESNPIMEAIGADKELAHTALRLSLSRFNTLEEIEYAIEHITKAIHRLRGISSTFAYNIKK, translated from the coding sequence ATGAAAGTATATTTGGATAACAATGCAACAACTATGCTAGATCCTGAGGCTTATGAAGCCATGAAACCTTTCTTGGAAGAAAATGGTTTTTATGGTAATCCAAACTCTCTTCATAGCTTTGGAACTAATACCCACAAAGCTCTTAGAAAAGCTATGGATCAGCTATATTCTGGTATAAATGCAAAAGATAGTGATGACATAGTAGTAACAAGTTGTGCAACAGAGAGCATAAACTGGGTTATAAAAGGTATTTATTTTGATAAAATTTTTGATAATGACAAAAATAGCATTATCACAAGCTCAGTAGAACATCCTGCTGTTTTAGCTGCCTGTAAATTCTTAGAATCTCTTGGTGTAGATATAATTGAGCTTCCAGTAGATAATCAAGGATTAGTAAATCCAAATGATTTAAAAGATGCAATAACTGATAAAACAGCGCTTGTTAGCATAATGTGGGCAAATAATGAAACAGGAATGATTTTTCCCATAAAAGAACTTGCGCAAATAGCTCATGAAAGAGGTGTTTTATTTCACGCAGATGCAACTCAAGCTGTGGGAAAATTAAAAGTAGATGTAAGAGATGTGGATGTTGATTTTATGAGCTTTTCAGCACATAAATTTCATGGACCAAAAGGAATTGGCGGACTTTATATAAAAGATGGCATAAAACTCACACCACTTCTTCATGGTGGAGAACATATGGGCGGTAGAAGAAGCGGAACTTTAAATGTAGCAGGCATAGTAGCCATGGGACAAGCTCTTGAAAACTGCAATAAATTTATAGATTTTGAAAACTCGCATGTTAGGAAACTAAGAGATACACTAGAAGATGCACTTCTTAAAATAAGTGATGTTACGGTTGTTGGAAATAGAGATAAAAGGGTTCCAAATACCATACTAGCTTCTATAAAAGGTGCTGAAGGAGAGGCAATGCTTTGGGATTTAAATCAAGCAGGAATTGGTGCTTCAACTGGTTCAGCTTGTGCAAGTGTAACCCTTGAGAGTAACCCAATCATGGAAGCAATAGGTGCTGATAAAGAGTTAGCCCATACGGCTCTAAGGCTATCTTTAAGTAGATTTAACACACTTGAAGAGATAGAATATGCCATAGAGCATATCACAAAAGCGATTCATAGACTAAGAGGGATTTCATCCACATTCGCTTATAATATAAAAAAATAA
- the pseC gene encoding UDP-4-amino-4,6-dideoxy-N-acetyl-beta-L-altrosamine transaminase encodes MIPYSRQLIDGNDISAVLDALKDDIITCGRRVDEFEKAICDYIGVKYAVVMNSATSALHVGYLCLGLKKGDEIITTPITFAATSNAALMCGGDVKFCDIKFDGNIDENKIENLISPKTKVITPVDFGGNVVEMDKILDIAKKYNIKVLDDASHAFGSQINGNKVGSKADITIFSFHAIKPITTFEGGCLCTNDENIANLARLYRSHGISKKQAWNSEMNLLGYNYRLSDVACALGLSQLKKLDSMLQKRENIAKFYDEKFENSKFFTTIKIPQNKKSTRHLYPILLNQNLWCQKQDIYEELHKAGIGVQVHYKPTYEFDFYKKRYGEIKLKNADEFYKSELSIPCHQMMSMNDAKFVASKIYEILSKYKDCLI; translated from the coding sequence ATGATACCATATAGCAGACAATTAATAGATGGAAACGACATTAGTGCTGTTTTGGATGCATTAAAAGATGACATAATAACATGTGGGCGAAGAGTTGATGAGTTTGAAAAAGCAATATGTGATTATATAGGCGTTAAATACGCAGTTGTAATGAACTCAGCGACTTCTGCACTGCATGTGGGATATCTATGTCTTGGACTAAAAAAAGGCGATGAAATTATAACAACTCCTATAACATTTGCAGCTACTTCAAATGCAGCTTTAATGTGTGGCGGAGATGTAAAATTTTGCGATATTAAATTTGATGGAAATATAGATGAAAATAAGATAGAAAATTTAATATCTCCAAAAACAAAAGTTATAACTCCTGTTGATTTTGGTGGAAATGTTGTAGAAATGGATAAAATACTAGATATTGCCAAAAAATACAATATAAAAGTATTAGATGATGCTTCTCATGCTTTTGGTAGCCAAATCAATGGTAATAAAGTTGGCTCAAAAGCAGATATAACCATTTTTAGTTTTCATGCTATAAAACCAATAACTACTTTTGAAGGTGGATGTCTTTGTACAAATGATGAAAATATCGCAAACTTAGCAAGATTATATAGAAGTCATGGTATAAGCAAAAAACAAGCTTGGAATAGCGAAATGAATCTGCTTGGATATAACTATAGACTAAGTGATGTCGCATGTGCTCTTGGGCTTTCGCAGCTTAAAAAGCTTGATAGTATGCTTCAAAAAAGAGAAAATATTGCTAAATTTTATGATGAAAAATTTGAAAATTCTAAGTTTTTCACCACTATAAAAATACCTCAAAACAAAAAATCCACAAGACATCTTTATCCAATTTTACTAAATCAAAACTTATGGTGTCAAAAACAAGATATTTATGAAGAACTTCACAAAGCCGGTATTGGTGTGCAGGTACATTATAAGCCAACTTATGAGTTTGATTTTTATAAAAAAAGATATGGCGAGATAAAGCTTAAAAATGCAGATGAGTTTTATAAATCTGAACTTAGCATTCCATGCCATCAAATGATGAGTATGAATGATGCTAAATTTGTAGCTTCTAAAATTTATGAAATTTTATCAAAATATAAAGATTGCCTTATTTAA
- a CDS encoding acetyl-CoA carboxylase biotin carboxylase subunit, whose translation MKIKRILIANRGEIALRALRTIQEMGKEAIVVHSTADKDALYVKYADASICIGAPRSSDSYLNIPAILSAAEISEADAIFPGYGFLSENQNFVEICQKHNIKFIGPSVEAMSLMSDKSKAKQVMQRAGVPVVPGSDGEITDMSVAKKLAKEIGYPVILKAAAGGGGRGMRVVEKEEDLEKNFWAAESEAMSAFGDGSMYMEKYISNPRHIEVQILADEHGNAVHIGERDCSMQRRHQKLIEESPASLLDETTRKKLHQTAITATKAIGYCGAGTFEFLYDQKSKEFYFIEMNTRLQVEHCVSEMVSGLDLIEWMIRIAEGEKLLSQDEINLSGHALECRITAEDPKSFVPNPGKIIKYIAPGGRNVRMDSYIYEGYSVLPYYDSMIGKLIVYEKDRNRAIAKMRVALDELVIQGIKTTKDFHRTMMDNLDFINNKYDTNYLSKH comes from the coding sequence ATGAAAATCAAAAGAATACTTATAGCAAATCGTGGAGAAATAGCACTTAGAGCTCTTAGAACTATCCAAGAAATGGGTAAAGAAGCTATCGTTGTGCATTCAACAGCTGATAAAGATGCACTTTATGTAAAATACGCTGATGCAAGTATATGTATAGGGGCTCCAAGAAGTAGTGATAGCTATCTAAATATCCCAGCTATTTTAAGTGCAGCAGAGATAAGTGAGGCTGATGCTATATTTCCGGGATATGGATTTTTAAGTGAAAATCAAAATTTTGTTGAAATTTGCCAAAAACATAATATAAAATTTATAGGACCTAGCGTTGAAGCGATGTCTTTAATGAGCGATAAAAGCAAAGCAAAACAAGTTATGCAAAGAGCTGGAGTACCGGTAGTTCCAGGTAGTGATGGTGAAATAACTGATATGAGTGTTGCAAAAAAATTAGCAAAAGAAATAGGCTATCCTGTGATATTAAAAGCTGCAGCTGGCGGTGGTGGACGCGGAATGCGTGTAGTTGAAAAAGAAGAGGATTTAGAAAAGAATTTTTGGGCAGCAGAAAGTGAAGCTATGAGTGCATTTGGCGATGGAAGTATGTATATGGAAAAATATATTTCAAATCCAAGGCATATTGAAGTTCAAATTTTAGCAGACGAACATGGAAATGCAGTTCATATAGGAGAAAGAGACTGCTCTATGCAGCGTCGCCATCAAAAACTTATAGAAGAAAGCCCCGCATCTTTGCTAGATGAAACAACTAGAAAAAAACTTCATCAAACAGCTATAACAGCCACTAAAGCTATAGGATATTGCGGGGCTGGAACTTTTGAGTTTTTATATGATCAAAAAAGTAAAGAGTTTTATTTTATAGAGATGAATACGAGACTTCAAGTTGAACACTGCGTAAGTGAAATGGTAAGTGGGCTTGATCTTATAGAGTGGATGATACGCATAGCTGAGGGCGAAAAGCTATTATCTCAAGATGAGATAAATCTTAGCGGACATGCATTAGAGTGCAGAATAACCGCAGAAGATCCAAAAAGTTTTGTTCCAAATCCTGGTAAAATTATAAAATATATAGCACCAGGTGGTAGAAATGTAAGGATGGATAGTTATATTTATGAAGGTTATAGCGTTCTTCCTTATTATGATTCTATGATTGGAAAATTAATTGTATATGAAAAAGATAGAAATAGAGCAATAGCAAAAATGAGAGTTGCTTTGGATGAACTTGTGATACAAGGGATTAAAACAACAAAAGATTTTCATAGAACTATGATGGATAATCTTGATTTTATTAACAATAAATATGATACAAATTATCTATCAAAGCATTAA